TTGTTTATTAATAAGTACTAGCTTTCCTCCGCGGAGTTCCGACACCAGCCCCGCCGCAGGATAAACAACTAGGGAAGTACCTCCAACAATAAGTAAATCAGCTCTACTTATGTGTTCCGCAGCGGCTTGAAAAACCTTCATGTCCAGGGCTTCCTCGTACAATACAACATCAGGCCTAACAATGCCTCCACATGCTTCGCATATGGGAACGGCGTTCCTTGGATCAGCAATATAATTCAAATCATAGCTTTTTCCACAATTCATGCAATAGTTTTTATGTATTGTCCCATGCAGTTCCAAAACATTTCTGCTTCCACCCAATTGATGCAGTCCGTCTATGTTTTGCGTTATTACAGCCGACACACGCCCTTCTTTTTCCAACTTGCCCAATACCAAATGAGTTTTGTTTGGTTTCGCATCAATGAAAAATATTTTTTCCCTGCAAAATTTATAAAAAACATCGGGATGCCTTATGAAAAAGGAATGGCTCAAAATCGTTTCGGGGGAATAGTCTCCATATTTGCAGCTGTACAATCCCTTTTGCGACCTGAAATCCGGTATTTCGCTTTCCGTAGAAGTACCCGCCCCTCCGAAAAAAACGATTTCATTGGAAGCTTCTATCCACTCCTTTAGCCGATTATCCATAATAAACCTCTTCTGCTTTTGTCTTCACATCCATTATACAAAAAAACAAAGATAAAAGCACTCATATGAGTGCTTTTATCTAACAAGTAAATCGTAAGCCGAGTTCTGTATTTGACAGTCATCTATCTAGGCTCAATGTCGCCACTGAGCTCAAGCGACCTACCATCGGGACAGCGACGAGCAGCCGCCTTTTTATGTCCCTGCTTGGTCTTGCTCCAGATGGGGTTTACAGAGCCGGTAAGTCGCCTTAACCGCTGGTGAGCTCTTGCCTCACCTTTCCACCCTTACTATTTTCATAGCGGTATATTTCTGTTGCACTATCCTTAAAGTTGCCTCCACTGGGGGTTACCCAGCACCCTGCTCTGCGGAGCTCGGACTTTACTCATATTTTCATATGCGACCGTCTGACTTACTCATTCGAATGCTAATGATATCATAAA
This genomic interval from Peptostreptococcaceae bacterium contains the following:
- a CDS encoding NAD-dependent protein deacylase, which encodes MDNRLKEWIEASNEIVFFGGAGTSTESEIPDFRSQKGLYSCKYGDYSPETILSHSFFIRHPDVFYKFCREKIFFIDAKPNKTHLVLGKLEKEGRVSAVITQNIDGLHQLGGSRNVLELHGTIHKNYCMNCGKSYDLNYIADPRNAVPICEACGGIVRPDVVLYEEALDMKVFQAAAEHISRADLLIVGGTSLVVYPAAGLVSELRGGKLVLINKQATPCDDKADLVIHESIGDTLENAVFGGKANETE